In one window of Poriferisphaera corsica DNA:
- a CDS encoding TetR/AcrR family transcriptional regulator, which translates to MSLATYKQRDFVRRESEILDALTHRLNRTPFDQITIDQIAQQTGISKGTIYNHINTKEDLLAKLYIRFRLQLLSELEAVNFNQPAPIIIKDMIAKAFAYKQSHRVIGTIDHHAFAPNFKSKLTPDIRNQIEQIEDNINQLVISVLQRGINEGDFPKRPVEDLFHCLHCAIIGIFTRIWECDTEPIPPNQIASICNLYSDFILAGLLALDD; encoded by the coding sequence ATGTCACTCGCCACCTACAAACAACGTGATTTTGTCCGCCGAGAAAGCGAAATCCTTGATGCGCTTACCCATCGCCTCAATCGCACACCTTTCGATCAAATCACCATCGATCAAATCGCCCAACAAACCGGCATCTCCAAGGGCACCATCTACAATCACATCAACACCAAAGAAGATCTCCTCGCCAAGCTCTACATCCGATTCCGCTTACAGCTCCTTAGCGAACTTGAAGCCGTAAATTTCAATCAACCCGCCCCCATCATCATCAAAGACATGATCGCCAAAGCCTTCGCCTACAAACAATCCCACCGCGTCATCGGCACCATCGATCACCACGCCTTTGCCCCCAACTTCAAATCCAAACTCACACCCGACATACGCAATCAAATCGAACAAATCGAAGACAATATCAACCAACTCGTCATCTCCGTCCTTCAACGCGGCATCAATGAAGGCGACTTCCCCAAACGCCCCGTCGAAGACCTCTTCCACTGTCTCCATTGCGCAATCATCGGCATCTTCACACGCATCTGGGAATGCGACACCGAGCCAATCCCCCCCAACCAAATCGCTTCAATCTGCAACCTCTACTCCGATTTCATCCTCGCCGGCCTCCTCGCACT
- a CDS encoding PEP-CTERM sorting domain-containing protein, whose product MYYIHLHHPSLTTGSFTFTGPINNFSIGGQELHIDNVSYSAIPEPASLALLSLGSLALLRSKH is encoded by the coding sequence ATTTATTACATTCATCTCCACCACCCCAGCCTAACCACCGGCTCCTTCACCTTCACTGGCCCCATCAACAATTTCTCCATCGGTGGACAAGAACTTCACATCGACAACGTCTCATACTCAGCCATCCCCGAACCCGCCTCACTTGCTCTCCTCAGCCTCGGCTCACTCGCATTACTACGCAGCAAACACTAA